In one window of Methanococcoides methylutens DNA:
- a CDS encoding DUF3795 domain-containing protein yields METSDELLLIAPCGMNCGICTAYLREKNKCPGCRRLDVTSSKCKQIKHCPTFKNGRAQFCFECEKFPCSRLKQLDERYRTKYHMSMIENLENIREFGLKQFVKNEKTRWTCPECGGTICVHGGACSSCGKRKE; encoded by the coding sequence ATGGAAACCTCGGACGAACTTTTACTTATAGCCCCGTGCGGGATGAACTGCGGCATCTGCACGGCTTACCTGAGAGAGAAAAATAAGTGCCCAGGCTGTAGAAGATTAGATGTTACTAGCTCCAAATGCAAACAGATCAAGCACTGTCCTACTTTTAAAAATGGCAGGGCACAATTCTGTTTTGAGTGTGAAAAGTTCCCCTGCAGCAGATTGAAACAGTTAGATGAAAGGTATCGAACCAAATACCATATGAGCATGATCGAAAATCTCGAGAATATCAGAGAATTTGGTTTAAAGCAATTCGTGAAAAATGAAAAGACAAGATGGACCTGTCCTGAATGTGGAGGAACTATTTGTGTACATGGGGGAGCCTGTTCCAGCTGTGGAAAAAGGAAAGAATGA
- the fhcD gene encoding formylmethanofuran--tetrahydromethanopterin N-formyltransferase, with product MELNGVEIEDTFAEAFPIKMARVLITAATMRWATVAAQEATGFGTSVIGCPAEAGIEMFVDGSETPDGRPGVYIQIYTFGYKSLEGQLLERIGQCVLTAPTTAVFNGFPDAEKQFDTGNKLRYFADGTESQTEVGDRKMHVIPMMEGDFLVEDSIGGIEAIAGGNFFIFADSQMNALTAAENAVDSIQAVEGVVTPFPGGIVASGSKAGANKYKFLKATANEKFCPSIKDKVEGSEIPADVNCVYEIVINGVDADAINEAMAAGIEAAVTVPGVKKITAGNYGGNLGPHKFNLHDLL from the coding sequence ATGGAACTTAACGGAGTAGAGATCGAAGATACATTCGCAGAGGCCTTTCCAATCAAGATGGCCCGTGTACTGATCACAGCCGCAACAATGCGCTGGGCAACAGTTGCAGCTCAGGAAGCAACCGGGTTTGGAACATCCGTCATTGGATGCCCTGCTGAAGCCGGCATCGAGATGTTCGTAGACGGTAGTGAGACACCAGACGGCAGACCAGGTGTTTATATCCAGATCTACACTTTCGGATACAAGTCACTTGAAGGTCAGCTCCTTGAGCGCATTGGCCAGTGTGTCCTCACAGCACCAACAACCGCAGTGTTCAACGGTTTCCCTGATGCAGAGAAGCAGTTCGACACCGGAAACAAGCTCAGGTACTTCGCAGACGGAACAGAGTCCCAGACAGAGGTCGGCGACCGCAAGATGCACGTAATCCCAATGATGGAGGGTGACTTCCTTGTAGAAGATTCCATTGGTGGAATAGAAGCTATTGCAGGTGGAAACTTCTTCATCTTCGCAGACTCACAGATGAACGCTCTTACCGCAGCAGAGAATGCAGTTGATTCTATCCAGGCTGTCGAGGGTGTAGTCACACCATTCCCAGGCGGAATAGTTGCAAGCGGTTCCAAAGCAGGAGCAAACAAGTACAAATTCCTCAAAGCAACAGCTAATGAGAAATTCTGCCCAAGCATCAAGGACAAGGTAGAAGGTTCAGAGATCCCTGCAGACGTCAACTGTGTCTATGAGATCGTCATCAACGGTGTGGACGCAGACGCTATCAACGAAGCAATGGCAGCAGGTATCGAAGCAGCTGTAACAGTCCCAGGTGTCAAGAAGATCACCGCAGGTAACTACGGCGGAAACCTCGGACCACACAAGTTCAACCTTCACGACCTTCTATAA
- a CDS encoding TraB/GumN family protein — MTYKTAEEKSDEQIITDSQKAASNYNYDTVSGSIYSGQGDVTFSQTSSLAPMVKQPDALQTAPQPSQIIIVGTAHVSEKSVNEVKDTIEREKPDIVAVELCKSRYDSLKGEVKDSEIPIKDILSGGKIYYFLVHLLLAYVQKKIGDEMGVQPGAEMITAIDAAEASGAKIALVDRDIQLTLQRFWSKMGFFEKLNIVVTLVASALGIGSSKNIDIDNITNQDMVTMLTDELRAASPNAAAVLIDERDAYIAGNLVKIAKGGNKKIVTVLGAGHKTGVEKYLKDPKSIPPMSSLTELPQKRFSFMKVLGIGIVALAIATFALLIMSGTPIELLLLAFGWWFIINGILSSIGAALAKGHPYSIITAFLVAWLTSLNPMMAAGWFAGLMEAKQRKPTTEDLKEVVKLESFKELQQNNFFRVIMVAAFANIGSTIGTFLGVYVMVQVTGHNPIDLISAGLTAIGL, encoded by the coding sequence ATGACCTACAAAACAGCAGAAGAGAAATCAGATGAACAGATCATCACGGATTCTCAGAAAGCTGCTTCTAATTATAATTACGATACGGTATCGGGTTCGATCTATTCAGGCCAGGGCGATGTAACTTTTTCACAGACGTCTTCTCTTGCTCCCATGGTAAAGCAACCGGATGCTCTTCAGACTGCTCCCCAGCCTTCCCAGATTATCATCGTGGGAACCGCACATGTTTCGGAGAAGAGTGTCAATGAGGTAAAAGACACTATTGAGCGCGAGAAACCTGATATAGTGGCTGTAGAGCTTTGCAAAAGCAGATATGATTCGCTGAAAGGTGAAGTTAAGGATTCAGAGATACCCATCAAGGATATTCTAAGCGGTGGTAAGATCTACTATTTCCTTGTACATCTGTTGCTTGCCTATGTGCAGAAGAAGATCGGAGATGAAATGGGTGTCCAGCCTGGTGCTGAGATGATCACTGCCATTGATGCTGCAGAAGCCAGTGGAGCAAAAATAGCGCTTGTTGATCGTGATATCCAGCTGACCCTCCAGCGTTTCTGGAGCAAGATGGGTTTCTTTGAAAAACTGAATATTGTTGTAACCCTCGTTGCTTCTGCTTTAGGGATCGGTTCATCAAAGAACATTGATATTGATAACATCACCAATCAGGACATGGTTACCATGCTCACAGATGAGCTGCGTGCTGCATCTCCGAATGCTGCTGCTGTTCTGATAGATGAGAGAGATGCTTACATTGCAGGGAATCTCGTCAAGATCGCCAAAGGCGGCAACAAGAAGATAGTTACAGTTCTTGGTGCCGGACATAAGACAGGGGTCGAGAAATATCTCAAGGATCCAAAGTCCATACCTCCAATGTCCTCACTTACCGAGCTTCCCCAGAAGCGCTTCAGTTTCATGAAGGTTCTCGGGATTGGAATCGTGGCTCTGGCTATTGCAACCTTCGCGTTGCTGATAATGTCAGGTACACCGATTGAGCTGTTGCTCCTGGCCTTTGGCTGGTGGTTCATCATAAACGGGATCTTAAGTTCCATCGGAGCTGCCCTTGCAAAAGGACATCCGTATTCGATCATCACTGCTTTCCTTGTGGCATGGCTCACATCCCTGAACCCGATGATGGCTGCAGGATGGTTTGCAGGACTGATGGAAGCTAAACAGAGGAAACCTACTACTGAAGACCTTAAGGAAGTTGTCAAGCTTGAAAGTTTCAAAGAGCTTCAGCAAAACAATTTCTTCCGTGTGATCATGGTAGCTGCATTTGCCAATATTGGAAGCACCATTGGTACGTTCCTTGGTGTTTATGTTATGGTCCAGGTAACAGGGCATAATCCAATAGACTTGATCAGTGCAGGTCTTACGGCGATAGGTCTTTGA
- a CDS encoding CBS domain-containing protein: MANSFKIGTIIGIPIKIHITFLLVLPFFAIIFAMNPAPYGFNDVVPASLGYALSFLTTILLFGCVLLHELGHSYLAKKYGVKITDITLFLIGGVSSMEEIPRDPGQEAKMAFAGPLVSFIIGGSLLLLNFAVAGAVSSFADSVIFRLVQMLGSINIVLGMFNLLPAFPMDGGRILRAWFARKMPYIQATHAAAGVGKMFAFLLGMLGLLSNPWNPWLILIAVFVYMGASGEDRSTAVTVTLEKVPVSEVMTKDIVSVEPSLTIDDLTQFMFEKKHMGYPVIEHNTLKGIITFTDVRKVMPLDRYSVLVSDVMTKDIVTIPKEATAADAFKLMVSNNIGRVLVVDENGSVSGILSRTDLMHTMMLLNE; encoded by the coding sequence CTTTCAAAATTGGAACAATTATCGGTATTCCTATTAAGATACACATAACATTTCTTTTAGTTCTTCCATTCTTTGCAATTATTTTTGCCATGAATCCGGCACCCTATGGATTCAATGATGTAGTTCCAGCATCACTGGGATATGCCTTATCTTTTTTGACAACTATACTTCTCTTTGGTTGTGTTCTGCTTCATGAACTTGGGCATTCTTATCTTGCGAAGAAGTACGGTGTTAAGATCACAGATATAACTTTGTTCCTGATAGGTGGTGTCTCTTCAATGGAGGAGATTCCGAGGGATCCGGGTCAGGAAGCAAAGATGGCCTTTGCAGGTCCTTTGGTCAGTTTTATTATCGGAGGCTCGTTGCTACTGCTCAATTTTGCAGTAGCTGGTGCTGTTTCTTCGTTTGCGGATTCGGTCATATTCAGGCTGGTACAGATGCTAGGTTCCATCAATATTGTCCTTGGTATGTTCAACCTGCTCCCTGCTTTTCCTATGGACGGCGGACGCATACTTCGTGCATGGTTTGCAAGGAAGATGCCCTACATACAGGCAACTCATGCAGCAGCAGGTGTCGGTAAGATGTTCGCATTCCTGCTGGGAATGCTGGGTCTGTTATCAAATCCCTGGAATCCCTGGCTTATCCTCATTGCTGTCTTTGTTTACATGGGAGCATCAGGTGAGGACCGTTCCACAGCTGTTACAGTGACCCTTGAGAAAGTACCTGTCAGTGAAGTTATGACAAAGGATATTGTCTCGGTAGAGCCTTCATTGACAATCGATGATCTGACCCAGTTCATGTTCGAAAAAAAGCATATGGGATATCCTGTGATAGAACACAACACTTTAAAAGGTATTATCACATTTACAGATGTGCGCAAGGTAATGCCTCTGGACCGTTACAGTGTATTGGTGTCCGATGTTATGACAAAAGATATTGTAACGATACCAAAAGAGGCGACTGCCGCAGATGCTTTTAAGCTGATGGTCTCTAACAACATCGGCAGGGTATTGGTGGTCGATGAAAATGGTTCTGTGTCTGGTATCCTTTCCAGGACCGACCTGATGCATACAATGATGTTATTGAACGAGTGA
- a CDS encoding transglutaminase-like domain-containing protein, which translates to MQEYLRSTEIIDWDHPKVEKLAKELALGLDDPIEITRNCFEWVRDEIYHSHDHCMNPITLKASEVLEAGTGYCYAKSHLLAALLRASSIPTGFCYQRLSRDENGEPFCLHGLNAVYLAETGWYRIDARGNKKSIDAQFNPPEEVLAYEIKVGGEADLPEIWPDPLPVIVDVLTKYDNYEDVWENLPDIPLIQKPSFKKQ; encoded by the coding sequence ATGCAGGAATACCTACGTTCTACTGAGATAATCGACTGGGACCATCCAAAAGTCGAAAAACTGGCAAAGGAACTTGCTTTAGGGCTGGATGACCCTATCGAAATAACAAGGAACTGTTTTGAGTGGGTAAGGGATGAGATATATCACAGTCATGACCACTGCATGAACCCCATCACACTGAAAGCTTCAGAGGTTCTGGAAGCAGGTACCGGTTACTGTTATGCAAAAAGCCATCTGCTTGCAGCTTTATTGAGAGCAAGTTCCATTCCCACAGGGTTTTGCTACCAGCGTCTGAGCAGGGATGAAAATGGTGAACCTTTCTGTCTCCACGGATTAAATGCTGTCTACCTAGCTGAGACAGGCTGGTATCGCATCGATGCAAGAGGTAATAAGAAAAGTATTGATGCACAGTTCAACCCTCCTGAAGAGGTGCTTGCATATGAAATAAAGGTAGGAGGTGAAGCTGACCTGCCGGAAATATGGCCAGACCCATTACCTGTCATCGTCGATGTGCTGACAAAATACGATAATTATGAAGATGTCTGGGAAAATCTTCCTGACATCCCATTGATACAAAAACCATCATTCAAAAAACAATGA